The Odocoileus virginianus isolate 20LAN1187 ecotype Illinois chromosome 3, Ovbor_1.2, whole genome shotgun sequence genome includes a window with the following:
- the ELOF1 gene encoding transcription elongation factor 1 homolog isoform X2 — MGRRKSKRKPPPKKKMTGTLETQFTCPFCNHEKSCDVKMDRARNTGVISCTVCLEEFQTPITYLSEPVDVYSDWIDACEAANQ; from the exons ATGGGGCGCAGAAAGTCAAAACGGAAGCCGCCCCCCAAGAAGAAGATGACAGGCACCCTGGAGACCCAGTTCACCTGCCCCTTCTGCAACCACGAGAAGTCCTGTGACGTGAAAAT GGACCGAGCCCGAAACACCGGAGTCATCTCTTGTACCGTGTGCCTAGAGGAATTCCAGACGCCCATCACTT ATCTGTCAGAACCAGTGGACGTGTACAGCGACTGGATAGACGCCTGCGAGGCTGCCAATCAATAG
- the ELOF1 gene encoding transcription elongation factor 1 homolog isoform X1, whose amino-acid sequence MLPAAGGRRHRSFGNNTGVGCHFLHRIFSTQGSNSSLLHWQVRSPTDMGRRKSKRKPPPKKKMTGTLETQFTCPFCNHEKSCDVKMDRARNTGVISCTVCLEEFQTPITYLSEPVDVYSDWIDACEAANQ is encoded by the exons ATGCTACCGGCGGCTGGCGGGAGGCGACACCGAAGCTTCG gcaacaatactggagtcggttgccatttccttcaccggatcttctcgacccagggatcaaactctagtctcctgcattggcag GTTCGCTCCCCTACAGACATGGGGCGCAGAAAGTCAAAACGGAAGCCGCCCCCCAAGAAGAAGATGACAGGCACCCTGGAGACCCAGTTCACCTGCCCCTTCTGCAACCACGAGAAGTCCTGTGACGTGAAAAT GGACCGAGCCCGAAACACCGGAGTCATCTCTTGTACCGTGTGCCTAGAGGAATTCCAGACGCCCATCACTT ATCTGTCAGAACCAGTGGACGTGTACAGCGACTGGATAGACGCCTGCGAGGCTGCCAATCAATAG